The window TCAGCTTTGGTGCCGCCGCGCCCGCCGCGGCACAGGACTATCCCCATGACACCGTGACGCTGGTCACCCATTCGCGTGCCGGGGGCGGCACCGATGTGTTCCTGCGGGAAATGACGAAATATCTGGGCGAGTATCTCGGCGCGGGGTTCGTCGTGGAAAACGTCCGCGGCGGCTCGGGCGCCAAGGCGATGGCCAAGCTGGCGCAAGCCCCGGCGGATGGCTCGATCTTCTATGGGACCACGCCGACCTTCATCAACACGTCGCTGCTGTCGAACCCCGAATACACCTACAAAGACCTGTCGGCGGTGGCCAACGTGTTCCTTGACCCGCAGGTCGTCTACGTTCGCGCCGACAGCCCGTTCCAGACCCTGACCGAGGTGGTCGAAGCCGCCAATGCAGAGCCCGGATCGGTCGTCTTCGGCGTCACCACGCCCGGTTCGCTCGACCGGCAGGTGATGGAGAAGTTCAAGCAGCTGACCGGCGTGCAGGCCCCGGTCATCACCCATGATGGCGGCGGCGAGCTGCTGATCTCCGTGCTCAACGGCACCGCCGCGCTGGGGATCGGCGAGGTGCAGGAACTCGACGCGCAGCTTGACGCGGGCGAGGTGCGTTTGATCACCACCTACACCAAGGAACGTCTGGACCAGTTCCCCGATGTGCCCACCGCACAGGAACAGGATATCGATCTGGTCGTGAACAAGTTCCGCGGCATCGCCGGTCCCGCCGGTCTGCCCGACGAGATCTACGAGAAGTGGGAAACCGCGCTGCAGGCGGTGCTCGAAGACGACGCCTTCAAGGAATGGTATTCCGCGCAGGCGCTGGTGCCGAACTTCATGCCGCATGAGGAATACGACCAGTTCTTGGCGGACTTCGCCGAAGAACAGCAGGCCTTCTTCGAAGAATACGGCATCGTCGAATAAGACGCGCCCGCACCCCGCCCGTGGCCCGGCCCCCGTTTGGTGGGGCCGGAGGACGGGCGGGGTTTGCCGGGCGAGGGGAGCCACGACATGACTTATCTCAATAAGGACACCTGGGTCGGGCTGGTGATGCTGCTGGTCGCCGGTCTGTTCTGGCGCGAGGCCTCGCATATCCGCATCAGCCCGCTGGATGATCCGGTCGGCGCGGCGGGCCTGCCCAAAACGCTGGCCGTCGTGCTGGCGGTGCTGGCCGTGCTGCTGCTGATCCGTGCCATCGTCGGCGCGGCGATGGCGGTGCCGCCCCCTGCGGACGCCGCGCGCGCCGAACCCGCGACCCGCACGGACGACGCAGGCAATACCGTAGCCGCGATCCCCGCCCATGCGACACAGCCCGCCGCCGCGCCGGAAACCGGCATGGTGTCCGAGCCGGTGCAGCAGGCCGATCCCGAAGCCAAGCCTGCGACCCCCTCGCCCGCGCTCGCCACCCGGATGAAGCCGCATCTACGCGCCATCGTCATGCTGGGGCTTGGCGTGGGCTATCTGCTGGTGGTCACGACGCTGGGCTATGCCCTGTCGGTGATGGCGCTGATCTTTCTCGTATCGCTCTATATCGGCGCGCCGCTGGGGCTGCGCACGGTGCTCGTGGCGGTGCTGGGCGGGCTCGCGTTCCAGCTGCTGTTCGTCCAGTTCCTTGGCATTCCGCTGCCGGGGGGCATCGTCGCCTCCCTGCTTTCCGGCCTGACCGGCTGATCCCCAAACCGAAAGCCTGATACATGGAATCCTTTTCCTATGCCTGGTCGGCGCTGACCACGACACCGGCGGCCTTTGCCGCGGTCGGTGGCGTTATCTGGGGGATCCTCGGCGGTGCGCTGCCGGGCATTTCACCCTCCATCGCGATGGCGCTGCTCTTGCCCTTCACCTACACGATGGACCCGATCCCCGCGATCGTGCTGCTGGCGGCGACCTATGTCGGCGCGGAATATGGCGGCTCGATCCCCGCGATCCTGATCCGCACCCCCGGCACCAACGCGGCTGCCGCCACCGCCATCGACGGCTACGAGATGCAAAAGCAGGGCCGCGGCGGCGAAGCGCTGGGGATTTCACTGGTTTCGGGCGTGATCGGCGGCATGATTGGCCTGTTTTTCCTTGTCCTGCTGACCAAGCCGCTGGCCGCCGTGGCGCTGCTGTTTACGCCCCCGGCCTATTTCGCGCTTGGGGTGCTGGGGCTCAGCGTCATCGCGTCACTGTCGTCCGGCTCGATGATCAAGGGGCTGATGGCCGGGGTGATCGGGTTGATGATTGCCACTGTCGGCACCGATCCGATTTCCGGCGTCAATCGCTTTACCTATGGCGCGCCGAACCTGCTGGGCGGCATTCCGTTCATTCTGGTCATGGTCGGCGTCTTTGCGGTGTCGGAACTGCTGGTGCAGGCGGGTAAGCCTGAATACCGCCGCAACAATGACAGCCGCCAGATGCGCATTCGCCTGCCCAGCTGGGCCTTGCTGAAACGCCTGCGCAGACCGCAGATGATCGGCTCCGGCATCGGGCTGTTCGAGGGCTGCATGCCCGGCGCCGGTGGCTCCATCGCCGCCTTCATGGCCTATAACGAGGCGCGCCGCTGGTCCAAACACCCCGAGGAGTTTGGCAAAGGCTCCCCCGAGGCGATCGCCGCCCCCGAAAGCGCCAACAACACCGTCGCGGGCACGGCGCTGGTGCCGATGCTGTCCTTTGGCATTCCCGGCTCCAACTCCACCGCGATCCTGCTGGGCGGGCTCTTGATCCACGGGCTGCAGCCCGGTCCGCTATTGTTCGAGGAACATCCCGACTTCATCTATGGCCTGTTCGGTGGGCTGTTCGTGGCCAACCTGTCGCTGTTCTTTGTCGGGATGCTGATCCTGACCCCGGCGATCTGGCTGGTGAACCGGCCCAAGCCCTACCTGATGGCGGCGATCTACGCGCTGATCTTCTCGGGCATCTACTCGATCGATAACACGTTGTTCGATCTGTATATCGTGCTGATCGCGGGCGCTGCGGGCTATGTCATGCGGCTGCTGGGCTTCCCGTTCCTGCCGCTCGTGCTGGGGCTGGTGCTGGGCTACCTGATCGAAAGCAATTACCGCCGGTCGCTGCTGCTGACCGGGGGGGAGCATCGGGTGTTCATCGAAGATCCGATTTCGCTGGGCCTGCTGATCACCGCGTTCCTGTTCGTCGCAGGCTCGGCCCTGCGCGACTTCCGTCAGGCGCGGCGCAAACGTGCGGCGGCGTTGGAGGCGCAGGCGTGATCGATCATCACATCCGACCTCTGCGCGCGGGTGAACGCCGCCCGCGCGAGGAAGAACTGGCATGGAAGATCGCGGAGCTTGCGACCGATCCCGCCCCTGACGATCCTGATGCGCTGCGCATGGCCGCGTGGCGCATCGTCGATGACTGGGCGGTCGCCATCGCCGCGCTGAACCGGCCCGCCGTGATCGCGGCGCGCGGGGCGGCGCTGGCCCATCCGGTCGAGCCATCGCGGCCCGGCGGCGCCACGGTGCTGGGCATGGGCGCGGCGCGGTTCGATCCGTTCTGGGCGGGATACGCCAATGCCACGGCGATCCGGGAACTGGATTTCAACGACAGCTTCTTTGCCGCGGAATCGAGCCATCCCGGCGACGTCATCGGCCCGCTTGCCGCCGTGGCGCAGGCGCGGGGCTGCGACGGGCG is drawn from Pacificitalea manganoxidans and contains these coding sequences:
- a CDS encoding Bug family tripartite tricarboxylate transporter substrate binding protein, which codes for MNRMIRAMSGVAALAVLSFGAAAPAAAQDYPHDTVTLVTHSRAGGGTDVFLREMTKYLGEYLGAGFVVENVRGGSGAKAMAKLAQAPADGSIFYGTTPTFINTSLLSNPEYTYKDLSAVANVFLDPQVVYVRADSPFQTLTEVVEAANAEPGSVVFGVTTPGSLDRQVMEKFKQLTGVQAPVITHDGGGELLISVLNGTAALGIGEVQELDAQLDAGEVRLITTYTKERLDQFPDVPTAQEQDIDLVVNKFRGIAGPAGLPDEIYEKWETALQAVLEDDAFKEWYSAQALVPNFMPHEEYDQFLADFAEEQQAFFEEYGIVE
- a CDS encoding tripartite tricarboxylate transporter TctB family protein, which encodes MTYLNKDTWVGLVMLLVAGLFWREASHIRISPLDDPVGAAGLPKTLAVVLAVLAVLLLIRAIVGAAMAVPPPADAARAEPATRTDDAGNTVAAIPAHATQPAAAPETGMVSEPVQQADPEAKPATPSPALATRMKPHLRAIVMLGLGVGYLLVVTTLGYALSVMALIFLVSLYIGAPLGLRTVLVAVLGGLAFQLLFVQFLGIPLPGGIVASLLSGLTG
- a CDS encoding tripartite tricarboxylate transporter permease, with protein sequence MESFSYAWSALTTTPAAFAAVGGVIWGILGGALPGISPSIAMALLLPFTYTMDPIPAIVLLAATYVGAEYGGSIPAILIRTPGTNAAAATAIDGYEMQKQGRGGEALGISLVSGVIGGMIGLFFLVLLTKPLAAVALLFTPPAYFALGVLGLSVIASLSSGSMIKGLMAGVIGLMIATVGTDPISGVNRFTYGAPNLLGGIPFILVMVGVFAVSELLVQAGKPEYRRNNDSRQMRIRLPSWALLKRLRRPQMIGSGIGLFEGCMPGAGGSIAAFMAYNEARRWSKHPEEFGKGSPEAIAAPESANNTVAGTALVPMLSFGIPGSNSTAILLGGLLIHGLQPGPLLFEEHPDFIYGLFGGLFVANLSLFFVGMLILTPAIWLVNRPKPYLMAAIYALIFSGIYSIDNTLFDLYIVLIAGAAGYVMRLLGFPFLPLVLGLVLGYLIESNYRRSLLLTGGEHRVFIEDPISLGLLITAFLFVAGSALRDFRQARRKRAAALEAQA